A part of Arachis hypogaea cultivar Tifrunner chromosome 12, arahy.Tifrunner.gnm2.J5K5, whole genome shotgun sequence genomic DNA contains:
- the LOC112727264 gene encoding uncharacterized protein isoform X2, translated as MLKFLSKVKIEYNALDPQIASCMEFMAQCNSRKARESNPACQVEVKRRTDEHPPQITVTFVNGVEQAFDATSTPAQSIRTMILEKGQTLETEQMFREAGESWPVIIPKEELSQPAPGIKPKKAEEKKQ; from the exons ATGTTGAAGTTCCTATCAAAAGTGAAGATCGAGTACAATGCACTGGACCCGCAAATAGCATCGTGTATGGAGTTCATGGCACAGTGCAACTCACGCAAGGCGAGGGAATCAAACCCTGCGTGCCAGGTGGAGGTGAAGCGCCGAACTGACGAACACCCGCCGCAGATCACGGTGACCTTTGTCAATGGCGTCGAGCAAGCCTTCGATGCGACCTCAACCCCTGCACAGAGCATAAGGACCATGATTCTTGAAAAAGGCCAAACCCTAGAGACCGAGCAGATGTTCCGAGAAGCTGGTGAGTCATGGCCCGTCATCATCCCCAAAGAAGAGCTATCTCAACCCGCACCTGGCATCAAG CCAAAGAAAGCAGAGGAGAAGAAGCAATAG
- the LOC112727264 gene encoding uncharacterized protein isoform X1 has translation MVAGCWLLVAGCWLLVAVVCKKLRLAICGVSITSENLSGTVVAFCSQSPPSGKMLKFLSKVKIEYNALDPQIASCMEFMAQCNSRKARESNPACQVEVKRRTDEHPPQITVTFVNGVEQAFDATSTPAQSIRTMILEKGQTLETEQMFREAGESWPVIIPKEELSQPAPGIKPKKAEEKKQ, from the exons ATGGTTGCTGGTTGCTGGTTGCTGGTTGCTGGTTGCTGGTTGCTGGTTGCAG TCGTCTGCAAAAAACTTCGTCTTGCAATTTGTGGTGTTTCCATCACATCAGAGAACCTCTCGGGCACGGTTGTGGCGTTTTGCTCTCAGTCACCTCCGAGTGGGAAAATGTTGAAGTTCCTATCAAAAGTGAAGATCGAGTACAATGCACTGGACCCGCAAATAGCATCGTGTATGGAGTTCATGGCACAGTGCAACTCACGCAAGGCGAGGGAATCAAACCCTGCGTGCCAGGTGGAGGTGAAGCGCCGAACTGACGAACACCCGCCGCAGATCACGGTGACCTTTGTCAATGGCGTCGAGCAAGCCTTCGATGCGACCTCAACCCCTGCACAGAGCATAAGGACCATGATTCTTGAAAAAGGCCAAACCCTAGAGACCGAGCAGATGTTCCGAGAAGCTGGTGAGTCATGGCCCGTCATCATCCCCAAAGAAGAGCTATCTCAACCCGCACCTGGCATCAAG CCAAAGAAAGCAGAGGAGAAGAAGCAATAG